In one window of Brassica rapa cultivar Chiifu-401-42 chromosome A07, CAAS_Brap_v3.01, whole genome shotgun sequence DNA:
- the LOC103830537 gene encoding inactive TPR repeat-containing thioredoxin TTL3, which yields MAKSKNISTSQRLGCESLLGCIFESWSPRRRKPSLPEKDRKTKDYLPPKSTTIPNPKTLPRKSTDSSSQSKPRKSSDSARKSVSSASSRPESKTFSPNGVMGNIIVKPQPALNSSDVAQTNSRWEGKTVNYRLCPEDLKRMGNEEYCRGRFGEALVFYERAILADPKTPTYWSNKSAALISLGRLLEAYDACEEALRLNPNYERAHQRLASLQLRLGEAEKALCHYNQAGKYTETRHIEQVEDVIKCLRRCDEARRSKGWNILLKETCSVISYGADSSPRVHALQTEALLHLQRQEEAYDVYQKGTKHFDIDIYIKMFGLPITSYLLMVGAQVYIAAGRFEDAVTASRQAARLDPSNEEVNAVDRKSRAVAAARLSGNLLFNASKFEAACVVYTEGLEQDPTNALLLCNRAASSFKIGLYEKAVEDSTLVLNLQPSYRKARRRRADSYAKLGKWQQAIQDYEFLMMETPVDEDTRRALAVANVRLRKQIGGNVRFKGYGSGLVVVNEMGVLG from the exons ATGGCGAAATCAAAAAACATCTCTACTAGTCAAAGATTGGGTTGTGAGAGTCTCCTTGGCTGTATTTTCGAAAGTTGGAGCCCTCGCAGGCGGAAACCCTCTTTGCCAGAGAAAGATCGCAAGACAAAAGATTACTTGCCTCCCAAGTCAACAACCATtccaaaccctaaaacccttCCAAGAAAATCAACAGATTCTTCTTCACAAAGTAAACCAAGAAAGTCATCAGATTCGGCCAGAAAATCGGTGTCGTCAGCTTCATCAAGACCAGAGAGCAAGACGTTTTCACCTAACGGCGTGATGGGAAACATCATCGTGAAACCACAGCCCGCCCTTAACTCTTCCGACGTGGCACAGACGAATAGTCGGTGGGAGGGCAAAACGGTAAACTACAGACTTTGTCCGGAGGATCTGAAGAGAATGGGAAACGAAGAGTATTGTCGTGGGCGGTTTGGAGAAGCTCTTGTGTTTTACGAGAGAGCTATCTTAGCTGACCCGAAAACGCCGACGTATTGGTCTAACAAATCCGCAGCTTTGATCAGTCTTGGTCGTCTTTTAGAAGCTTACGATGCTTGCGAAGAAGCTTTAAGGTTAAACCCTAATTACGAGAGAGCTCATCAGAGACTCGCTTCGCTCCAACTCAG ATTGGGTGAGGCTGAAAAAGCTTTGTGTCACTATAACCAAGCTGGAAAATACACAGAGACAAGACATATAGAACAGGTTGAAGATGTAATAAAATGCTTAAGGAGGTGTGATGAAGCTCGGAGATCAAAGGGATGGAATATTCTGTTGAAAGAAACTTGCTCTGTAATATCATATGGAGCAGATTCTTCTCCTAGG GTCCATGCGCTCCAAACCGAGGCACTATTGCATCTTCAGCGACAAGAAGAAGCCTATGATGTGTACCAGAAAGGAACAAAACACTTTGATATCGATATTTACATAAAGATGTTTGGTCTTCCCATCACTTCTTACCTATTAATGGTCGGAGCTCAGGTCTACATTGCAGCGGGAAG GTTTGAAGATGCAGTAACGGCGTCAAGGCAAGCGGCTCGACTGGATCCGAGCAATGAAGAAGTTAACGCAGTGGATAGAAAATCTAGAGCGGTTGCTGCGGCGAGACTCAGCGGAAATTTACTATTCAATGCGTCCAAATTCGAAGCGGCTTGCGTGGTTTACACGGAAGGACTCGAACAGGATCCCACCAATGCCCTCTTGCTATGTAACAGAGCCGCATCAAGTTTCAAGATTGGTCTGTACGAGAAAGCTGTAGAAGATAGCACATTAGTTCTTAATCTCCAGCCATCGTACCGGAAGGCTAGACGGCGCAGGGCGGATTCTTATGCAAAG TTGGGGAAATGGCAACAAGCTATTCAAGATTATGAGTTTTTGATGATGGAGacacctgtagatga